In Acidobacteriota bacterium, the sequence ATCTGGGACGGACGCTATCCTACCGCCAAGGTGGGGATCCAGATTTCACTCCCCCTGCGCAACCGCGCGGCGGCCGGGAACGCGGCCGCCTCCCGGGCCGAAGGGAGGCGGCTCGAGCTCCTGCGCCGGCAAACGGAGATGTACGTGAAGGCCGATGTCCGCAACGCGCTCGAACAGTGGAATGCGGCCGGGATCCGGTACGAAGCGGCCGTCACCGCGCGCCGGGCGGCCGAGGATCAATACGGGAGCGAACAGCGGCAGTTCGAGGCGGGCACCTCCACCATGTTCCTGGTCTTCGAGCGGCAGTCTGCCTTTATCGCGGCCCGGAGCCGGGAGGTGCGTGCCCGCGCGGACCTCGCCGCGGCGGCGGCGAACCTGGACCGGGCCACGGCCCGGACCCTTCAAACCCACCATATCCGGCTTTCGGAATAGGACCGACCGGGCGCGGCATTCCAGGAATTCGCGTGATGGCCAGTTTTTGCTTGACATGCCGTGTGAAACGAATCACAATGCGAAAGAAATAACGGAGCGATGAATTGAACAGGGCATCGTATCGGACCATAGGGCGCTTAACTCATTACTGGAGAGCGCTTAGAGACCTCGAGACCGAGGGGCAGACGTACGCGTACTCCCACCTCCTTGCGGCCAAAGCGCAGGTGACGGCAGCCCAGGTCCGCCGGGACATCATGGTTCTCGGGTACAGCGGCACCCCGGCACGGGGGTACGAGGTGCGCCGGCTGATCGAGTGCATCGAGGCCTACGTTTTCCCCTCGAGCGAACAGCGCGCGGCCATCGCGGGGGTGGGAAACATCGGTCTCGCCCTTCTGAAATTCTTCACCGGCCGCCGGCCGAACCTCCGGGTCACGGCCAGCTTCGAGGCCGACCCGGAAAAGTTCGACCGGCTGATTTACGGGTGCCGGTGCCACTCGATCGACAGCGCCGGGGAAGTGATCCGCCGGGAGGGGATCAGCGTGGGCATCATCGCGGTCCCGGACACCGAAGCCCAATACGTGGCCGATGTCTTCGTCGCCGCCGGGATCCGGGGCATCCTGAATTTCGCCCGGACCCCGCTCGAGGTGCCCGCGGGGGTTTACGTGGAGAACATCGACCTGGCCATGTCTCTGGACAGAGTGGCCTTTTTTGCGCGCCGGTCCCTGAAAACGGAACAGGCGGCCTCGCCGGCCCAGGCGCCATCGACGATAAAGGAGAGCACATCATGAACGACGTGGAATCGGTCCTGAAGAAATTCCCGCGGGCGGGCAGGGACGCCCTTATTCCCATCCTGCAGGAGGTTCAGGAAAGCCAGGGGTATCTCTCCCGTGAAGCGGTGGCCCGGATCGGCAGACACCTCAGGCTGCCGGCCACGAAGATCTACGGGGTGGCGACATTCTACAACCAATTCCGGTTCCAGCCCCGCGGCAAGTACCACTTCACCGTCTGCCGGGGGACCGCATGCCACGTCAAGGGATCCAACCGGGTGCTGGAAATGGCCGAAAAGATGCTGAAGCTCAAGGCGGGGCAGACTTCGCGCGACCGGTTGTTCAGCCTGGAAACGGTGGCCTGCATGGGAGCGTGCGGACTCTCCCCGGTCATGAACCTCAACGGCGAGTTTTACGCGAAGGTCACCCCCCAGAAGCTGGTCAAAATCATCCAGGAATGCAGAGAAACGGAGTCCAAAAATGAGTCTTAATTCCTTCGACAGGACGCTGGCGCCGACGGGAAAATGCTGGGTCGGTTTCCGCGAAATCTCCGAAAGCCTGCTGGGCGACCTCAAGTCGGAACCGTTCGCCGGCGCCCGGGAGGCCGGGACGCTCGAGCAGCTGCTGGCCTCGCTCCGGCGCGAGCGGGTTGCGCATCCGGTCATCTTCATCGGCGCGGGGACCTGCGGCCTGGGGGCGGGCGCGGCCCGGACCATCGCCGCGGTGAAGGAATTCCTGGAGCGGCGGGGCAAAAAGGGGGAAGTCGTCGAGGTCGGCTGCAACGGGATGTGCTCCGACGAACCGATCGTCGACATCCAGATGCCCGGGAAATGCCGTGTCAGCTTCGGTTCGGTGACCGCCGACAGGGTCGACGCGCTGCTCGAGGCGGTAATGTTCGACGACCGGGTGCCCGGGGACCTGGCGCTCGGCCAGTACCACACCCGCGGCGCCGAGCCCTGGGACGGGGTGCGCTACCTCGAGGACCATCCCTTTCTCGCGGGCCAGGTGCGCGTGGTGCTCCCCGCGAGCGGCGTCATCGACCCCGGCGACATCAACGAGTATATCGCCCACGGGGGATACAGCTCGATCGCGCGCATCCTGCGCGGCATGACCCCGGAGGAGGTGATCGACCAGGTGCTCCGGAGCGGGCTTCGGGGGCGCGGGGGGGGCGGGTTCCTGACCGGGATGAAGTGGAAGTTCGCCCGCAGCGCGGCCGCGGACCAGAAATACCTGATCTGCAACGCCGACGAGGGGGACCCGGGCGCCTTCATGGACCGCGCCGTATGCGAAAGCGACCCGCACCGGCTCCTCGAAGGGATGCTGATCGCGGCCTACGCCATCGGGGCGACCAAAGCCTACGTCTACATCCGGGCGGAATACCCGCTGGCGATCCAGCGCCTCAACGAGGCGTTCGCGCAGGCGGAGGGGGCCGGGCTGATCGGCTCCAACATCCTCGACAGCGGCGTCGACCTTTCGATCCGGCTCAAGATGGGGGCCGGGGCGTTCGTTTGCGGAGAGGAGACGGCCCTGATCCACTCCATCGAGGGCAGGCGCGGGATGCCGCGCCCCCGGCCCCCTTTCCCCGCCGTGCAGGGGCTGTTCGGGAAGCCCACGGTGATCAACAACGTCGAGACCCTCAGCAACCTCCCCGTCATCATGGACCGGGGGGCGGACTGGTACGCGGGGATGGGGACCAAGGGGAGCAAGGGGACCAAGGTGTTCGCCC encodes:
- a CDS encoding redox-sensing transcriptional repressor Rex gives rise to the protein MNRASYRTIGRLTHYWRALRDLETEGQTYAYSHLLAAKAQVTAAQVRRDIMVLGYSGTPARGYEVRRLIECIEAYVFPSSEQRAAIAGVGNIGLALLKFFTGRRPNLRVTASFEADPEKFDRLIYGCRCHSIDSAGEVIRREGISVGIIAVPDTEAQYVADVFVAAGIRGILNFARTPLEVPAGVYVENIDLAMSLDRVAFFARRSLKTEQAASPAQAPSTIKESTS
- the nuoE gene encoding NADH-quinone oxidoreductase subunit NuoE, translating into MNDVESVLKKFPRAGRDALIPILQEVQESQGYLSREAVARIGRHLRLPATKIYGVATFYNQFRFQPRGKYHFTVCRGTACHVKGSNRVLEMAEKMLKLKAGQTSRDRLFSLETVACMGACGLSPVMNLNGEFYAKVTPQKLVKIIQECRETESKNES